The Streptococcus sp. 29896 genome includes a region encoding these proteins:
- a CDS encoding HAD family hydrolase, with protein sequence MYHTILFDLDGTLTDSGLGIINSVTYALESMNIDEPDPENLKRFIGPPLYESFSRFYQLNPADTQAAVDAFRVYFKEKGIFENQLYDGILPLLENLKQAGKRLAIATSKPEIFAKQILQHFGIAHYFDVIAGASLDSSRIHKAAIITYALDQLGHGSQSTIMVGDREHDILGAKANHLASIGVLYGYGNRKEFEEAGADFIVQKVEDLQNLLLES encoded by the coding sequence ATGTATCACACAATTTTATTTGACCTAGATGGAACCTTGACCGATTCTGGACTGGGTATCATCAACTCAGTCACATATGCGCTTGAAAGTATGAACATTGATGAGCCAGACCCAGAGAATTTAAAACGATTCATTGGTCCACCACTCTATGAGTCGTTTTCCCGCTTCTATCAACTCAATCCAGCAGATACTCAAGCTGCTGTCGATGCTTTTCGAGTCTACTTTAAAGAAAAGGGAATCTTTGAAAACCAACTCTACGATGGAATTCTTCCTCTCTTAGAAAACCTTAAGCAAGCAGGGAAGAGGTTAGCGATTGCTACCTCAAAACCAGAAATCTTTGCTAAGCAAATCCTTCAACATTTTGGAATCGCACATTATTTTGATGTGATAGCAGGTGCCAGTCTGGATAGTAGCCGCATTCATAAGGCAGCTATCATCACCTATGCTTTAGACCAATTGGGGCACGGTAGCCAATCAACCATCATGGTCGGTGATCGTGAACATGACATCTTAGGTGCCAAGGCTAATCATCTCGCTTCCATCGGTGTTCTCTACGGATATGGTAACCGTAAAGAATTTGAGGAGGCTGGAGCAGATTTCATTGTCCAAAAAGTAGAAGATTTACAGAATCTCTTGCTAGAATCCTAA
- the eno gene encoding surface-displayed alpha-enolase has protein sequence MSIITDVYAREVLDSRGNPTLEVEVYTESGAFGRGMVPSGASTGEHEAVELRDGDKSRYLGLGTQKAVDNVNNVIADAIIGYDVRDQQAIDRAMIALDGTPNKGKLGANAILGVSIAVARAAADYLEVPLYTYLGGFNTKVLPTPMMNIINGGSHSDAPIAFQEFMILPVGAPSFKEGLRWGAEVFHALKKILKARGLVTAVGDEGGFAPKFEGTEDGVETIIEAIEAAGYEAGENGIMIGFDCASSEFYDKERKVYDYTKFEGEGAAVRTSAEQIDYLEELVNKYPIITIEDGMDENDWDGWKALTERLGKRVQLVGDDFFVTNTDYLARGIKEGAANSILIKVNQIGTLTETFEAIEMAKEAGYTAVVSHRSGETEDSTIADIAVATNAGQIKTGSLSRTDRIAKYNQLLRIEDQLGEVAVYKGLNSFYNLKK, from the coding sequence ATGTCAATTATTACTGATGTTTACGCTCGCGAAGTCCTTGACTCACGCGGTAACCCTACACTTGAAGTTGAAGTTTATACTGAATCAGGTGCTTTCGGACGTGGTATGGTTCCTTCAGGAGCTTCTACTGGTGAGCACGAAGCAGTTGAACTTCGCGACGGTGACAAGTCTCGTTACCTTGGTCTTGGTACACAAAAAGCTGTTGACAACGTAAATAACGTGATTGCTGACGCTATCATCGGTTATGACGTTCGTGATCAACAAGCTATCGACCGCGCTATGATCGCTCTTGACGGTACTCCTAACAAAGGTAAATTGGGTGCAAACGCAATCCTTGGTGTTTCTATCGCTGTTGCGCGTGCAGCTGCTGACTACCTTGAAGTGCCACTTTACACTTACCTTGGCGGATTCAACACTAAAGTATTGCCAACTCCAATGATGAACATCATCAACGGTGGTTCACACTCAGACGCTCCAATCGCTTTCCAAGAATTCATGATCTTGCCAGTTGGCGCTCCTTCATTCAAAGAAGGTCTTCGTTGGGGTGCTGAAGTATTCCACGCTTTGAAGAAAATCTTGAAAGCTCGTGGTTTGGTAACAGCTGTTGGTGACGAAGGTGGTTTCGCTCCTAAGTTCGAAGGAACTGAAGACGGTGTTGAAACAATCATCGAAGCTATCGAAGCTGCTGGTTACGAAGCTGGCGAAAACGGCATCATGATCGGTTTCGACTGTGCGTCATCTGAGTTCTACGACAAAGAGCGTAAAGTTTACGACTACACTAAATTCGAAGGCGAAGGCGCTGCTGTTCGTACATCTGCAGAGCAAATCGACTACCTTGAAGAATTGGTTAACAAATACCCAATCATCACTATCGAAGATGGTATGGATGAAAACGACTGGGATGGTTGGAAAGCACTTACTGAGCGTCTTGGTAAACGCGTTCAATTGGTTGGTGACGACTTCTTCGTAACAAACACTGACTACCTTGCACGTGGTATCAAAGAAGGTGCTGCTAACTCAATCCTTATCAAAGTTAACCAAATCGGTACTCTTACTGAAACATTTGAAGCTATCGAAATGGCTAAAGAAGCTGGCTACACTGCAGTTGTATCACACCGTTCAGGTGAAACTGAAGATTCAACAATCGCTGACATCGCAGTTGCAACTAACGCTGGCCAAATCAAGACAGGTTCATTGTCACGTACAGACCGTATCGCTAAATACAACCAATTGCTTCGTATCGAAGATCAATTGGGTGAAGTTGCAGTCTACAAAGGCTTGAACTCATTCTACAACTTGAAAAAATAA
- a CDS encoding AI-2E family transporter: MEDKQSRFSQTWLYKWIINNQAVSFFLVTLLILSSLFVFTKVSFIFSPLADFLSIILLPMLLTGLLYYLLNPLVDLFEKYKFSRTVGISILFVLIALLLVWGLAVAIPSAQTQIMSFMRNLPGYIAEIEGIATKLLENEQFAQFRPTALEQLNKLNDQIMTFARNMSTSAVNWASNLISTASQIIVSILIMPFILFYLLRDGNQVKGNIIKFLPTKWRSPIGQVLTDVNSQLANYVRGQVTVAMIVAFMFSVMFSIIGLNYPITLGIVAGFLNLIPYLGSFLAMIPAVILGIIAGPFMLIKVLIVFMVEQTIEGRFVTPLIIGSSLSIHPITILFVLLTAGQMYGVLGVLLGIPIYASIKVVVKAIFEWYKAYSGLYEEEGEIEEVHEQ, from the coding sequence ATGGAAGACAAGCAATCACGATTTAGTCAAACCTGGCTTTACAAATGGATTATCAATAATCAAGCGGTCAGCTTTTTTCTAGTGACCCTTTTAATTCTCTCTTCCCTCTTTGTTTTCACCAAGGTTAGTTTTATCTTCAGTCCTTTGGCAGATTTTCTCTCCATTATTCTCCTGCCTATGCTATTGACTGGTCTGCTGTATTATTTGCTCAATCCCTTGGTTGACCTGTTTGAAAAGTATAAATTTTCGCGTACTGTGGGAATCAGTATCCTGTTTGTACTGATTGCGCTCTTGCTGGTGTGGGGACTGGCTGTTGCCATTCCTAGCGCACAGACCCAGATCATGTCCTTTATGCGCAATCTCCCTGGCTACATTGCTGAAATCGAAGGGATTGCGACCAAGCTACTGGAGAATGAACAGTTTGCTCAATTCCGTCCAACAGCCTTGGAACAGTTGAACAAACTAAATGATCAAATCATGACCTTTGCTCGGAATATGTCAACCAGTGCTGTCAATTGGGCCAGCAATCTGATTTCGACTGCCTCGCAAATTATCGTTTCTATCTTAATCATGCCCTTTATCCTCTTTTATCTCTTACGGGATGGAAATCAGGTGAAAGGCAATATCATCAAATTTTTACCGACCAAGTGGCGGTCGCCAATCGGCCAAGTCTTGACGGATGTCAATAGCCAGTTGGCAAACTATGTGAGAGGGCAGGTGACAGTGGCGATGATTGTTGCCTTCATGTTCTCTGTCATGTTTTCCATCATCGGTTTGAATTATCCGATTACCCTTGGAATTGTGGCTGGCTTTTTGAATTTAATTCCTTATCTTGGTTCATTTTTGGCCATGATTCCAGCTGTTATTTTAGGGATTATTGCTGGACCGTTTATGTTGATCAAGGTTTTGATTGTCTTTATGGTGGAACAAACCATCGAAGGACGTTTTGTAACGCCATTGATTATCGGTTCATCCTTGAGCATCCATCCGATTACCATTTTGTTTGTCTTGTTGACGGCTGGTCAGATGTATGGTGTTTTGGGTGTTTTGTTGGGAATTCCAATCTACGCTTCGATCAAGGTAGTCGTCAAGGCTATTTTTGAATGGTATAAAGCTTATAGTGGTCTCTATGAAGAAGAAGGAGAAATAGAAGAAGTTCATGAACAATAG
- the gyrB gene encoding DNA topoisomerase (ATP-hydrolyzing) subunit B, with amino-acid sequence MSEEIKDLQEKAQEYDASQIQVLEGLEAVRLRPGMYIGSTSKEGLHHLVWEIVDNSIDEALAGFASKIEVFIEPDNSITVVDNGRGIPVDIQEKTGRPAVETVFTVLHAGGKFGGGGYKVSGGLHGVGSSVVNALSTQLDVHVYKNGQVYFQEYKRGEVVADLAVVGETDRTGTTVHFTPDPEIFTETTEFDFAKLNKRIQELAFLNRGLNLSLTDKREGLEQTKDYHYEGGIASYVEYLNENKDVIFETPIYTDGEMDDITVEVAMQYTTSYHENVVSFANNIHTHEGGTHEQGFRTALTRVINDYAKKNKILKENEDNLTGEDVREGLTAVISVKHPGPQFEGQTKTKLGNSEVVKITNRLFSDAFTEFLLENPQIARRIVEKGILASKARIAAKRAREVTRKKSGLEISNLPGKLADCSSNDATKTELFIVEGDSAGGSAKSGRDREFQAILPIRGKILNVEKASMDKILANEEIRSLFTAMGTGFGAEFDVSKARYQKLVIMTDADVDGAHIRTLLLTLFYRYMRPIVEAGYVYIAQPPIYGIKVGSEIKEYIQPGANQEQELQEALERHSTGRSKPTIQRYKGLGEMDDHQLWETTMNPENRLMARVSVDDAAEADKIFDMLMGDKVEPRREFIEENAVYSTIDV; translated from the coding sequence ATGTCAGAAGAAATCAAAGATTTACAAGAAAAAGCCCAGGAATATGATGCCAGTCAGATTCAGGTTTTGGAAGGATTAGAAGCTGTTCGTCTGCGACCAGGGATGTATATCGGATCGACCTCAAAAGAAGGTTTGCATCACTTGGTTTGGGAGATTGTGGACAATTCCATTGATGAAGCATTGGCGGGGTTTGCCAGCAAGATTGAGGTCTTTATTGAACCAGATAATTCCATCACAGTTGTAGACAATGGTCGTGGAATTCCTGTCGATATTCAAGAAAAAACAGGTCGACCCGCTGTTGAAACGGTCTTTACAGTACTCCATGCTGGAGGAAAATTTGGCGGAGGCGGCTACAAGGTCTCTGGTGGTCTGCATGGCGTTGGTTCATCCGTCGTAAATGCTCTTTCAACGCAACTGGATGTTCATGTCTATAAAAATGGACAGGTTTATTTTCAAGAATACAAACGCGGTGAAGTAGTTGCAGATTTAGCGGTGGTTGGTGAGACGGATCGAACTGGTACAACGGTTCACTTTACACCAGATCCAGAAATTTTTACTGAGACGACGGAGTTTGATTTTGCTAAATTAAACAAGCGGATTCAGGAGCTTGCGTTCTTAAATCGTGGTCTAAATCTCTCCTTGACAGACAAGCGTGAGGGATTGGAACAAACAAAGGATTACCACTATGAAGGTGGGATTGCTTCCTATGTTGAGTACCTTAATGAAAATAAGGATGTCATCTTTGAAACGCCAATTTATACGGATGGTGAGATGGATGATATTACGGTGGAAGTGGCGATGCAGTATACGACCAGTTACCATGAAAATGTTGTCAGCTTTGCCAATAATATCCATACCCACGAAGGGGGAACTCATGAGCAAGGTTTCCGCACCGCTTTGACCCGTGTCATCAATGATTATGCTAAAAAGAACAAGATTCTCAAGGAAAATGAGGATAATCTGACGGGTGAGGATGTGCGTGAAGGCTTGACGGCAGTTATCTCAGTCAAGCACCCCGGTCCTCAATTCGAGGGGCAAACCAAGACCAAGCTTGGAAATAGTGAGGTTGTCAAAATCACCAACCGTCTGTTTTCGGATGCATTTACGGAGTTCCTGTTGGAAAATCCACAGATTGCGCGCCGGATCGTTGAAAAAGGTATCCTCGCCAGCAAGGCCCGGATTGCTGCCAAGCGAGCTCGTGAAGTGACACGTAAGAAGTCAGGTCTTGAAATTTCCAACCTTCCAGGTAAGTTGGCGGACTGCTCATCGAATGATGCGACCAAAACGGAACTCTTTATCGTGGAGGGAGACTCTGCAGGTGGTTCAGCCAAATCAGGCCGTGACCGTGAATTCCAAGCTATCTTGCCAATTCGTGGTAAGATTTTGAACGTAGAAAAAGCCAGCATGGATAAGATTTTGGCTAACGAAGAGATTCGAAGCCTCTTTACAGCTATGGGAACTGGCTTTGGAGCGGAATTTGATGTATCCAAGGCTCGCTATCAAAAATTGGTGATTATGACAGATGCCGATGTCGATGGAGCCCACATTCGTACCCTCTTACTAACCCTATTTTATCGGTATATGCGTCCAATTGTAGAAGCAGGTTATGTCTATATCGCTCAGCCACCGATTTATGGTATCAAAGTAGGGAGTGAGATCAAAGAGTATATTCAACCGGGTGCAAATCAGGAGCAGGAACTACAGGAAGCCTTAGAGAGACATAGTACAGGTCGTTCCAAGCCAACCATCCAACGCTATAAAGGATTGGGAGAGATGGATGACCACCAATTGTGGGAAACAACTATGAATCCAGAAAATCGCCTGATGGCACGTGTCTCCGTTGATGATGCAGCAGAAGCAGATAAGATTTTCGATATGTTGATGGGGGACAAAGTCGAACCACGCCGAGAGTTTATCGAAGAAAATGCTGTTTATTCAACAATTGATGTATAA
- a CDS encoding DUF1694 domain-containing protein translates to MTDIQKTILQKASGETRLDPDQQRIYMGTFRERVVLILTFDQVQSQTFQDKLPILCRDLSVRFQPLTLKLSPSLSDRLQVAIIKTAQSLGLTTSIIDEKVGHSPYALVFHTDHAVDQEDISLEAVFPNLVKQEEKKEEQKTSFWKKLFG, encoded by the coding sequence ATGACTGATATTCAAAAAACAATTTTACAAAAAGCAAGTGGCGAAACACGCCTTGATCCAGACCAACAACGCATCTACATGGGCACCTTTAGAGAACGAGTCGTCCTCATCTTGACCTTTGACCAAGTGCAGTCACAAACTTTTCAAGATAAGCTACCAATCCTGTGCAGAGATCTAAGTGTCCGCTTCCAGCCTCTCACATTGAAGCTGTCTCCAAGCCTGTCAGACAGATTGCAAGTTGCCATTATTAAGACAGCGCAATCTCTGGGACTAACTACTTCTATCATCGATGAAAAAGTGGGGCATTCTCCTTATGCCCTAGTCTTTCATACAGATCATGCAGTCGATCAAGAAGATATTAGCCTAGAAGCCGTCTTCCCAAATCTTGTCAAACAAGAAGAGAAAAAGGAAGAGCAAAAAACCTCTTTCTGGAAAAAATTATTTGGTTAG
- a CDS encoding lactonase family protein, producing MTVYFGTYTKRDSKGIYAADFDEASGQLSNPRLVANEPNPTYLAFAKDGSLYSVGAEQGLGGIAAFTADLTPLNHVVEEGAPLCYVAVDEERQLVYGANYHKGQVLVYKRLEDGSLELTDSAVHTGSGPHENQASPHVHFADLTPDKFLVTCDLGTDQVITYAVSDQGKLEKKTTYQAQAGAGPRHIVFHPYTKLAYLICELNSTIEVLIYDGLGYFERMQTISTLPSDYQGFNGTAAIRITKDGQYVYASNRGHDSIAVYRTLGDASLELVEIVPTHGKTPRDFALSPDEKFLLVAHQDSDNIVIFSREEATGKLWAISNDVQIPEAVCVTFPQD from the coding sequence ATGACAGTTTATTTTGGAACCTATACGAAACGAGACTCAAAGGGTATTTATGCAGCAGATTTCGATGAGGCGAGTGGTCAGCTCAGCAATCCTCGCCTAGTTGCCAACGAACCAAACCCTACTTATCTGGCCTTTGCTAAAGATGGAAGCCTTTATTCCGTTGGTGCAGAGCAAGGGTTAGGTGGGATTGCCGCTTTCACTGCAGATCTGACACCTCTCAATCACGTTGTTGAAGAAGGGGCACCGCTTTGCTATGTAGCTGTCGACGAAGAACGACAACTAGTTTATGGGGCCAACTACCATAAGGGGCAAGTTTTAGTCTATAAACGTTTGGAAGACGGCAGTCTGGAATTAACGGATTCAGCTGTCCATACAGGATCTGGACCACATGAAAATCAAGCTTCTCCCCACGTTCATTTTGCCGACCTAACCCCTGACAAATTCTTAGTAACCTGTGATTTGGGAACCGATCAAGTCATCACCTATGCTGTCTCTGACCAAGGAAAATTAGAAAAGAAAACAACCTATCAGGCACAAGCTGGTGCTGGTCCCCGTCATATTGTCTTTCATCCCTACACCAAATTAGCCTATTTGATTTGTGAGCTAAATTCTACAATTGAAGTACTGATTTATGACGGACTTGGTTATTTTGAGCGGATGCAAACCATCTCAACACTCCCTTCAGACTACCAGGGTTTCAATGGCACAGCTGCTATCCGGATTACAAAAGATGGTCAGTATGTTTATGCCTCTAACCGCGGTCATGATTCCATTGCTGTGTACCGAACTTTGGGAGATGCCAGCTTGGAATTAGTCGAAATTGTGCCAACACATGGAAAAACTCCTCGGGATTTCGCTCTGAGCCCAGATGAAAAATTTCTCCTAGTCGCCCATCAGGATTCAGATAATATCGTCATCTTTTCACGCGAAGAAGCAACTGGAAAACTCTGGGCCATCTCAAATGACGTCCAAATCCCAGAAGCTGTTTGCGTGACATTTCCTCAAGACTAA
- the serB gene encoding phosphoserine phosphatase SerB codes for MTKGLLVMDVDSTLILEEGIDLLGEEAGVGEEVAAITERAMRGELDFEEALRERVALLKGLPVTVFDRIMEKIHFTPGAADLVAELKNRGYKVAVVSGGFHETVDRLAAQLELDYVRANRLEVVDGLLTGQVLGEIVTKETKKACLEAWAVENGLELSQTIAMGDGANDLPMIQRAGIGVAFCAKPIVQEQAPYRINEKNLYKLIEILDGK; via the coding sequence ATGACAAAAGGCTTGTTGGTCATGGATGTTGATTCGACCTTGATTTTGGAAGAAGGTATCGATCTTTTAGGTGAAGAAGCTGGCGTAGGTGAAGAAGTCGCTGCTATTACAGAACGTGCAATGCGCGGGGAATTGGACTTTGAAGAAGCCTTGCGTGAACGAGTAGCCCTTTTGAAGGGCTTGCCCGTTACTGTGTTTGACCGTATCATGGAAAAGATTCATTTTACACCAGGAGCTGCGGACTTGGTTGCAGAATTAAAAAATCGTGGCTATAAGGTTGCCGTTGTTTCGGGTGGTTTTCATGAGACAGTTGATCGCTTGGCTGCCCAGTTGGAGTTAGACTACGTTCGTGCCAATCGTTTGGAAGTTGTAGATGGTCTTTTGACAGGACAGGTTTTGGGGGAAATTGTCACAAAAGAAACCAAGAAAGCCTGTTTAGAGGCTTGGGCAGTTGAAAATGGTTTGGAACTGTCTCAGACGATTGCTATGGGAGATGGAGCCAATGACCTTCCCATGATTCAGCGAGCAGGAATTGGCGTTGCTTTTTGTGCCAAACCGATTGTACAGGAACAGGCACCTTACCGCATCAATGAAAAAAATCTCTACAAACTGATAGAGATTTTGGATGGTAAATAA
- a CDS encoding glycerate kinase translates to MRILIAPDSFKESLSALEVAEAICKGFSKVYPKAVFDLLPLGDGGEGTVASLAHALSLKVKQTVVTGPFGDKVEVSYAMGEGMAVFEMAAIVGLASIPLSKRNPLEVSTKGIGELLVHLVQAGARQIYIGIGGSASHDGGIGMAAGLGVQFFDADDQELPAIGASLSKIARISQANLQIDPSSLRIDLITDVTNPLCGPAGATYTFAGQKGLSASQFPQVDQAMQSFYKMVNPAILDLPGAGAGGGMAAGLVQFACAHIQTGIDFVLDQLDFDQHVAQADLVIVGEGRMDAQSLAGKTPVGVARRTPIGIPIIAICGSLKDDLPDFPFEKICAAFPIISEVDSLENTLENAEKNLIRTAEQVARILQLGGQQKWNL, encoded by the coding sequence ATGCGTATCTTGATTGCACCAGACTCATTTAAAGAATCTCTTTCAGCCCTAGAAGTGGCTGAAGCGATTTGTAAGGGATTTTCAAAGGTTTATCCAAAAGCAGTTTTTGATTTGCTACCTTTAGGTGATGGGGGAGAAGGAACAGTTGCAAGTCTCGCCCATGCTCTTTCTTTGAAAGTGAAGCAAACGGTCGTGACTGGCCCCTTTGGAGATAAGGTAGAGGTTTCCTATGCTATGGGAGAGGGAATGGCTGTTTTTGAAATGGCTGCTATTGTGGGTTTAGCTTCTATCCCACTGTCCAAACGCAATCCCCTTGAAGTATCGACAAAAGGTATTGGAGAACTTTTGGTCCATCTAGTCCAAGCAGGAGCTCGACAGATCTATATTGGCATTGGTGGATCGGCCAGTCATGATGGCGGGATTGGCATGGCAGCAGGATTAGGTGTCCAATTTTTTGATGCTGACGATCAGGAATTGCCTGCAATTGGCGCCAGTCTCAGCAAGATCGCTCGTATCTCCCAAGCTAATTTGCAGATTGACCCTTCAAGCCTTCGAATTGATCTCATTACAGATGTGACCAATCCTCTCTGTGGTCCTGCAGGTGCAACTTATACATTTGCAGGGCAGAAAGGACTTTCTGCTTCACAGTTTCCACAGGTCGATCAGGCCATGCAGTCCTTTTACAAAATGGTCAATCCTGCTATTTTAGATCTGCCTGGAGCGGGAGCAGGAGGAGGGATGGCTGCAGGTTTGGTGCAGTTTGCTTGTGCCCATATCCAGACAGGTATTGATTTTGTCTTGGATCAGTTAGATTTTGATCAACATGTTGCTCAAGCTGATCTCGTTATTGTAGGCGAAGGACGGATGGATGCCCAGAGTTTGGCTGGAAAAACGCCAGTCGGGGTGGCAAGACGAACACCAATAGGGATTCCGATCATCGCCATTTGTGGTAGCTTAAAGGATGACCTTCCCGATTTTCCTTTTGAAAAAATCTGCGCTGCATTTCCTATAATCTCTGAAGTGGATAGTTTGGAAAACACACTCGAAAATGCAGAAAAAAACCTGATCCGCACAGCGGAACAGGTGGCAAGAATTCTTCAGTTAGGAGGTCAACAAAAATGGAATTTGTGA
- the ezrA gene encoding septation ring formation regulator EzrA translates to MPTGTIILIVSIVVILILAYVACLIIRKRNDNLLTALEDRKEELFNLPVNHEVEAVKNLHLIGQSQVTFREWNQKWVDLSLNSFADIENHIFEAEGFNNSFRFISAKNAIDSIESQIDLIEEDIEAIRQGLTELKEQEEKNSGRVKHALDLFDNLQEAVRTNPERFGDTLPELEKQLKNIEVEFSEFVMLNSSGDPIEASEILNKTEDHMIALNQIMDRIPALVETVNTTLPDQLEDLESGYRKLIDQNYLFTESAIESQFQEIRVSLRENTALIVAFDLDTAEAENVIIQKRIDHLYNLFTSEIEAHRETVKISKTLPKFLEHITQNSQALADEADRLNKSYMLAESKFTRIQQLLKRLESLDVLISEGIEDLENPQVAYSILQERLENAELSLKEIEEEQLALAEYLKLQETSEQNARKKANLYINKLHTLKRYMEKRNLPGIPDSFLTIFFRASDHVEALIGELDYKRINTEVVNRLLESATYDMNELEEIAYQIVQNATLTEQLLQYANRYRSFDEGIQKSFTRSLAIFEKEFDYQASFEEISFALETVEPGVTERFVRSYEKTRETIRY, encoded by the coding sequence ATGCCTACAGGAACAATCATCTTAATCGTTTCGATTGTTGTGATCTTGATTCTGGCCTATGTGGCTTGCTTGATCATTCGAAAACGAAATGATAACTTGCTTACAGCATTAGAAGATAGAAAAGAAGAGTTGTTTAACCTTCCAGTCAACCACGAGGTGGAGGCTGTTAAAAACTTACACTTGATTGGTCAAAGTCAGGTGACATTCCGCGAATGGAATCAAAAGTGGGTGGATTTATCCCTCAACTCATTTGCAGATATTGAAAACCATATTTTTGAAGCAGAGGGATTTAACAATTCCTTCCGATTCATCAGTGCCAAGAATGCTATCGATTCGATTGAAAGCCAAATTGACTTGATTGAAGAAGACATCGAAGCAATTCGCCAAGGTTTGACAGAATTGAAGGAGCAAGAAGAAAAGAACTCAGGTCGTGTGAAGCATGCCCTTGACCTCTTTGATAACTTGCAAGAGGCCGTTCGTACCAACCCAGAACGCTTTGGAGATACCTTACCTGAGCTGGAAAAACAACTGAAAAATATTGAAGTTGAATTTTCAGAGTTTGTTATGTTGAACTCATCGGGCGACCCGATTGAAGCTTCTGAAATTCTCAACAAGACTGAAGACCATATGATTGCTCTCAATCAAATCATGGATCGTATTCCAGCCTTGGTTGAGACAGTCAATACTACACTTCCTGATCAGTTGGAGGACTTGGAGTCAGGTTACCGCAAGTTGATTGACCAAAACTACCTCTTTACAGAATCTGCCATCGAAAGTCAGTTCCAAGAAATCCGTGTTTCCCTTCGTGAAAATACAGCCTTGATTGTGGCATTTGATTTGGATACAGCAGAGGCTGAAAATGTGATAATCCAAAAACGCATCGACCATCTCTATAACCTCTTTACAAGTGAGATTGAAGCGCATCGTGAGACTGTTAAAATCAGCAAGACCTTGCCGAAATTCTTGGAGCATATCACTCAGAATAGCCAAGCCCTTGCTGATGAAGCAGATCGTTTGAACAAATCTTATATGTTGGCAGAAAGCAAGTTCACACGTATTCAACAATTGTTGAAACGTTTGGAATCGCTAGATGTTCTCATTTCAGAAGGAATCGAAGACTTGGAAAACCCTCAAGTGGCTTACTCGATTTTACAAGAGCGTTTGGAAAATGCAGAGTTGTCCTTGAAGGAAATCGAAGAAGAGCAGTTGGCTTTAGCTGAATACTTGAAACTTCAAGAAACTTCAGAGCAAAATGCTCGTAAGAAAGCAAATCTTTATATCAACAAATTGCATACACTAAAACGCTACATGGAAAAACGAAACCTTCCAGGTATTCCGGATTCATTCTTGACCATTTTCTTCCGTGCAAGTGACCATGTGGAAGCTCTGATTGGAGAATTGGATTACAAGCGAATCAATACTGAAGTTGTCAATCGTTTGTTGGAAAGTGCAACTTATGATATGAATGAATTGGAAGAAATTGCTTACCAAATCGTACAAAATGCGACCTTGACAGAGCAACTCTTGCAGTATGCAAACCGTTACCGTTCATTTGACGAAGGGATTCAAAAATCCTTCACTCGTTCTCTTGCAATTTTCGAAAAAGAGTTTGATTACCAAGCTTCTTTTGAAGAGATTTCCTTTGCCTTGGAGACAGTTGAACCTGGTGTAACAGAGCGTTTTGTTCGTTCATATGAAAAAACAAGAGAAACGATTCGTTACTAA